In Musa acuminata AAA Group cultivar baxijiao chromosome BXJ2-10, Cavendish_Baxijiao_AAA, whole genome shotgun sequence, a genomic segment contains:
- the LOC135625615 gene encoding very-long-chain (3R)-3-hydroxyacyl-CoA dehydratase PASTICCINO 2A-like isoform X1: MAGFLSTLRRIYLSLYNWTVFVGWFQVLYFAVKALREGGPTTVYGFVERPLQLAQTAAVMEILHGLVVISFAVGLVRSPVSATLPQIGSRLFLTWGILWSFPETRAHILVSSLVISWSITEIIRYSFFRMKEAFGFAPSWFLWLRYSTFFILYPTGITSEVGLIYVALPYIKASEKYCIRMPNKWNFSFDYFSASILALAIYIPGIPHMYQYMLGQRRKALCKSKTA; this comes from the exons ATGGCCGGTTTCCTCTCCACTCTCCGACGGATCTACCTCTCCCTCTACAACTGGACCGTGTTCGTAGGATG GTTCCAAGTCCTCTACTTCGCCGTGAAGGCTTTGAGGGAAGGCGGGCCTACCACGGTGTACGGTTTCGTGGAGCGGCCTCTGCAGCTCGCACAGACTGCCGCGGTCATGGAG aTTCTTCATGGCCTTGTAG TCATTTCTTTTGCTGTAGGGTTGGTCAGGTCACCGGTCTCGGCAACTTTGCCACAGATTGGATCAAGATTGTTTTTAACCTGGGGCATATTGTGGAGCTTCCCTGAG ACGAGGGCACATATTCTCGTTAGCTCCTTGGTCATCAGCTGGTCTATCACAGAG ATCATTAGGTACTCTTTTTTCAGAATGAAAGAGGCATTTGGCTTTGCACCTTCCTGGTTCTTATGGCTTAG GTACAGCACTTTTTTTATACTGTACCCAACTGGAATCACCAGTGAGGTTGGCCTCATATATGTTGCTTTGCCTTACATTAAG GCATCTGAGAAGTACTGCATTAGGATGCCCAATAAATGGAACTTCTCTTTTGATTATTTTTCTGCATCAATTCTTGCTCTTGCAATTTACATACCAGGCAT TCCACACATGTACCAGTATATGCTTGGGCAGCGCAGGAAGGCTCTCTGCAAGTCAAAGACAGCATAA
- the LOC135625615 gene encoding very-long-chain (3R)-3-hydroxyacyl-CoA dehydratase PASTICCINO 2A-like isoform X2, with the protein MAGFLSTLRRIYLSLYNWTVFVGWFQVLYFAVKALREGGPTTVYGFVERPLQLAQTAAVMEILHGLVGLVRSPVSATLPQIGSRLFLTWGILWSFPETRAHILVSSLVISWSITEIIRYSFFRMKEAFGFAPSWFLWLRYSTFFILYPTGITSEVGLIYVALPYIKASEKYCIRMPNKWNFSFDYFSASILALAIYIPGIPHMYQYMLGQRRKALCKSKTA; encoded by the exons ATGGCCGGTTTCCTCTCCACTCTCCGACGGATCTACCTCTCCCTCTACAACTGGACCGTGTTCGTAGGATG GTTCCAAGTCCTCTACTTCGCCGTGAAGGCTTTGAGGGAAGGCGGGCCTACCACGGTGTACGGTTTCGTGGAGCGGCCTCTGCAGCTCGCACAGACTGCCGCGGTCATGGAG aTTCTTCATGGCCTTGTAG GGTTGGTCAGGTCACCGGTCTCGGCAACTTTGCCACAGATTGGATCAAGATTGTTTTTAACCTGGGGCATATTGTGGAGCTTCCCTGAG ACGAGGGCACATATTCTCGTTAGCTCCTTGGTCATCAGCTGGTCTATCACAGAG ATCATTAGGTACTCTTTTTTCAGAATGAAAGAGGCATTTGGCTTTGCACCTTCCTGGTTCTTATGGCTTAG GTACAGCACTTTTTTTATACTGTACCCAACTGGAATCACCAGTGAGGTTGGCCTCATATATGTTGCTTTGCCTTACATTAAG GCATCTGAGAAGTACTGCATTAGGATGCCCAATAAATGGAACTTCTCTTTTGATTATTTTTCTGCATCAATTCTTGCTCTTGCAATTTACATACCAGGCAT TCCACACATGTACCAGTATATGCTTGGGCAGCGCAGGAAGGCTCTCTGCAAGTCAAAGACAGCATAA